From a region of the Trichoderma atroviride chromosome 6, complete sequence genome:
- a CDS encoding uncharacterized protein (EggNog:ENOG41) has product MASTNQLAQTLKALHKPGSPLVLSNVWDVTSLNAIVSLNSESSKPVKALATASFAIAATLGIKDEELSMVQNLELISKIAPLAEQAGLPLSVDIQDGYGDLITAVVTAVVEYGAAGANIEDSIPSAGFEKGISGSLYTLEDQVERLKRALDAAKKAGAPDFVLNARCDAFRLLPTPGLTYEIRLAEAIKRGKAFLEAGATTVFYWGGAGQGLTSETVKTLVKELDGKVAVVMSGAPGSLTTAELAKMGVARISVGPGLYLAAMNAVKTVASRMFLGGGLA; this is encoded by the coding sequence ATGGCTTCCACCAACCAATTGGCTCAGACCCTCAAGGCCCTTCATAAGCCTGGGTCTCCTCTCGTTCTATCCAACGTCTGGGACGTCACTTCTCTAAATGCCATTGTTTCTTTAAACTCAGAGTCTTCTAAACCCGTCAAAGCACTAGCGACAGCATCTTTCGCGATTGCTGCTACACTGGGAAttaaagatgaagagctttCTATGGTGCAAAACCTCGAACTCATCTCCAAGATTGCTCCCCTCGCTGAGCAAGCAGGCCTTCCTCTTTCAGTAGATATTCAAGATGGATACGGCGACCTAATCACAGCGGTTGTCACTGCAGTTGTCGAATACGGAGCTGCCGGCGCCAATATCGAGGATAGCATTCCTTCTGCCGGGTTTGAGAAGGGCATCTCAGGCTCCTTATACACACTCGAGGATCAAGTGGAACGACTCAAGCGCGCtcttgatgccgccaaaaAGGCTGGTGCTCCAGATTTTGTCCTCAATGCTCGATGCGACGCCTTTCGCCTCTTGCCAACTCCCGGTTTGACATACGAAATCAGACTcgcagaagccatcaagCGCGGCAAAGCATTTCTGGAGGCTGGGGCGACCACAGTTTTCTACTGGGGCGGTGCGGGCCAGGGTCTAACCAGTGAAACTGTTAAGACGTTGGTCAAGGAGTTGGACGGCAAAGTCGCGGTTGTCATGTCTGGAGCACCTGGTTCCCTCACCACAGCTGAATTGGCCAAAATGGGCGTCGCGAGAATCAGTGTAGGGCCCGGTCTTTATCTCGCAGCCATGAATGCCGTGAAAACTGTGGCATCGCGAATGTTCTTGGGGGGTGGGCTGGCCTAG
- a CDS encoding uncharacterized protein (EggNog:ENOG41), with the protein MSLSPSVRYARLKDVSLILQFIQSAAEEQAPGTKIAATEDRLAKTLHFGPPSDPVSQTAGRFAWALLIFSPSQQPAGLLIYFHNYSTWTAAPGVCLEELYVVPEYRRHGYAQILIETMASAAEAAGCVKMDWVCLLDNEKALRFYEKLGAKRMNDWTVLKVDKACIRELAARGKESGACPELHSAGI; encoded by the exons ATGTCTCTGTCCCCGTCAGTCCGGTATGCCCGTCTTAAAG ATGTTTCCCTGATTCTGCAGTTTATCCAGTCTGCAGCAGAAGAGCAAGCTCCCGGAACTAAGATAGCCGCAACCGAGGATAGGCTCGCCAAGACACTGCACTTTGGACCACCTTCAGATCCAGTGTCACAAACAGCTGGTCGGTTTGCATGGGCGTTGCTCATATTTTCTCCTAGTCAACAGCCTGCTGGATTGCTGATTTATTTCCATAATTATTCGACCTGGACGGCTGCTCCTGGTGTGTGCTTGGAAGAGTTATACGTTGTGCCTGAATATCGGCGCCATGGATATGCTCAGATACTAATTGAAACGATGGCGTCTGCGGCGGAAGCAGCAGGTTGTGTTAAGATGGACTGGGTTTGCCTTTTGGACAATGAGAAAGCACTGAGATTCTATGAGAAACTAGGGGCAAAGCGAATGAATGACTGGACCGTCTTGAAAGTTGATAAGGCCTGTATACGAGAGCTGGCCGCTAGAGGGAAGGAGTCCGGCGCATGTCCCGAGCTTCACAGTGCAGGTATCTGA
- a CDS encoding uncharacterized protein (EggNog:ENOG41): MVAHSGGCLCGQVRYTYDAEPVAKVLCHCNDCRKISGSSYSVNYLIPDAAFRVTAGTPKVFSKVADSGATIVSYFCGDCGSMMWRESPSSGPNKVLKAGTLDDSDKIISTAGIDAEAFTRSRIEWVQPIAGASQRAGPSQKAA; the protein is encoded by the exons ATGGTTGCTCACAGCGGCGGCTGCCTTTGTGGCCAAGTTCGCTATACGTACGATGCAGAGCCGGTAGCAAAG GTTCTCTGTCACTGCAACGATTGCCGCAAGAtcagtggcagcagctaCAGCGTCAACTATCTCATCCCCGACGCAGCATTCCGAGTAACTGCCGGTACGCCAAAGGTGTTTAGCAAAGTCGCTGACTCCGGAGCCACCATCGTCAGCTACTTCTGCGGCGACTGCGGGAGTATGATGTGGCGCGAGTCTCCCAGCTCTGGCCCCAATAAAGTGCTCAAAGCCGGGACTTTGGATGACAGCGACAAGATTATTTCGACTGCGGGAATTGATGCCGAGGCTTTTACGCGGTCCAGGATAGAGTGGGTGCAGCCTATAGCCGGCGCAAGTCAGAGGGCCGGCCCAAGCCAGAAGGCCGCTTAG